The genomic window AAAATAGGAACAGCCTCgcttctgtatacatttctaattTAGCACGTAACACAATATGTTTaccctttattttatgtatagaTTTCTAGATATCATCTATGACTTATTCATCGGCCATTTGTTTGCTTAGTGGTAATGTAATAACTGTCAAACAATGAAAAGAGACTTCTAAACCTATTTCCGACAGTACTTTCATCTTATGAGATGGTAAACCAAATGGAATTTTAATATATACCCTTTAACTAAAAAGCTAAATGTTCTGTTGCCTCATTTCCAATGAAAATAAACCGTCATTGTAATGCAAGTCCTTCATTTTTCCTTTTTCATTCACGATGAATTGTGACCCAGACGTCTTTTGGATGCAATTCTTGACTCAACTATTTCAGCAACTGCAGCCTTAGGTAAGAGCAACACAACCACACAAAGAACCATTGTGCGCTTGcttttaataaacataaaagTAAATTCTTTAATGCATCCAAGGTGATGCAACGTTTCCCAGGTACGGCACGTTTGAAGTTTATTGCAAAATGTAATACAGCAAATCAAAAAGGCATTACAAGTGTTCCGCACAAGCATTTCCAACCTCCTGTTTGTATTTCGTTGGATATCATTGTAGTATCTGGGGACACTAAGGGGCTCATCCATCCTAATAGCCATGGTTAAGTAAACACAGGAGTATGGAGACAGACCCATCTGTACGTTTCAACACAGTGCGTTCCTCACATCCAACGCTTTTAATCTTCATTTGTACCTTGCACTAAAACTACAATCTGTAAACCGCTACATTGCATCTTATTAGAATATTTAAGGGCTTTAGGATGTAATCCTTGTGGAGACTAGAACATCTTGTTGTTTGGGGGGGTCTGAATACGAGGTTTTTAAGGTGAATGCACACAATGACTTTATGTGCAGCAATTGGTTACTTTCCTCCTTGAAGGTTTGAAATAAATGCGATTATGCAAGCAGCGTTGGTTTTTCAAGCCATCAACTGTGAGGGGTCACAAGATTACGTGCGCTTTAAAAATGGTCGGTGCAATACCATTGATATAAATGTTTTCTCTTTGCCACGGAAGCCTCTGAAACTTAGGCGGGAAGTAATTGACAAAGTTTCTTCAAAACGCCTGCGAAGAATCGgcgaaataaaaatgcatttatcaAGCGCTCCACTTGCTTTTGAAGCAGACCGTCTCGCTTTCATCGTTGGCCTTTCAAGTAGCTTGACGAACAAAACAGACACTACCTTGTTCTTTGTCTTCATTTTCTAAGTAACATGTATAGCACgtgtaatttatcttaagaacacATGAACCTTGTGGCAGTTGAACGATAACTAAAAAGAAAAACGGGAGCCCTGTTCTTGATCTTCAGCTGTCGACGGGGTTTAAAGGCTGTGGTGCACCGTGGGGGGCTTCAGATCCTCGAAAACGAAAGGTTTTTGTGAAGGGCACTCTACGCTAAAGGTCACTGGCTTGAGGGTTCACGTTCTTTGATGGTAATGAGAGGCCTTATGAAATAGCGCTAGATCCTAAACGAAATGGACACTGTGATACTACACTCGAGCCTAATAATCCTAAACTGAAGAAATGTATTATCTTGCATAACCTGCATTAACTTGCCATCGTGTCATTCCAGAAGcatgatttatttaattttatggaACAAAGTGAATTTTTGAGGAACACCCTGGCttattgaaaatgtattgtCTGAAATTATGGCCTGTGGTGTTGTTGATGTCTGTTATTTCGATCccaaacatttctttttaacCCATCCTCCTGAAAGTTCAAGGATACAGTCACGAAGCCTTTatgataaatgaatgaaacgcaGTTGCCGTCAACAGCAAAATGCAAAACgaacaaacatacacaatacACATCATCAAGGAACCCAACAAACATTCACAGTGAGAACACTTTTTAATACAAGATTCAATCATACAGTGTCTGAAGGCATTAATTGACCAACGCAGTTGAACATGAAGAAAGTTTTCGTCATGATGTAGATTCTTTCCTGGCTACTCTTGCAGCAACCGTGTTTTTGTCAGAGCTCAAACAGCATGGAGCGTCTCGCTCTGCGCACCACTGTTATTTGTTACACCTGGCACCGAGGTCAAGCAACGTCAGCACCTTTAATAATTCATTGCTTTAATGTTCTGATTCAATCTTTTGTCAGCTCCGCTTGTGTTTGCAATACAGCTTGCACACCTGGTAACATCGatgaaaatgaactaaaaatttaaaatatatctgtGAATTACACGACTCATATACAACATACTAATCATTTCCCCTCTTCTGCCATACCATAGGATTGTTTCAAAACTTATTGTACTAGTAAACTAGATATACTGTAAGCTAAAACATTGAAACGCAGactaaaatactgtaaatacgcATGGCTGACTAAAGGCAACCTTCTGGGGTAAAGATTTAATCTTCAACTCAAGTTTTGTAATAAACACACTTATATGTGCTCTTGTTTTGACAGCATTCTTGAGATGGAGGAAAACTATCATCTTTATTCGTCATTGCTTTTATTTGACACGGTAAGTAAAGACAGCGTGTACTATTAAAACAAAGCAGCAAACGACAGCCATTTTTGTAATCTGCATCTTTGGTTTTTCCCCACCTAAGCATTTATTCAGCTGTGGTAATGAAAAAGTAGTAGCTTTATATCTACGGACTGATTGCTACGCTGATTTATAAATCATGTATTTTAACGCAATGCAACGCAACataaaagaaacttaaaattgCTACAAAAACGCTGATATTAAATACGTTAAGTTTGTCGTATGCTGTACTGAGATGAAGCGAATGTTTGAAAGAGaatttaaatgaaagaaattatACCAGCACTCTAAAATAAATGGGTTTAAATCATAGGCTCTTAAAAACATACTGCACCTCAATCACACTCCATTTTAACATCAACCCTCAATACATCTTGGCTTTCTCGCagaaaaaaggtacaaaagcAGTCACTGGGTTGGTACCCTTTTAAAAGTACGCTTGTACCAAAATAGTGCATATTAGAACCTCAAAGGTACATATTAGGACCTTTATAAAGGTACCGCATCAGTACCAGCGTTTGTACATTTTTTCTGAGTGTAGGTTAAATGGAAGCATTAGGAAACAAATTACAAGTAGggaccaaaaaaacatttatataaagtAATATCTGTGGAGAAATGTTTCAGACGTCTCGGATTCAACGGGTTGTCAGACTTGGAGGTTTCACACAGATCCTGCACGCTTCACACTAACCAACGCCACACTTTTATTATTGCAAATATCACTtctgattaaaaaaatatctcgAGAGCATAAAACAcaaatcagaaaaaaaacacgatTTCAAAGAATATTTCTTTTTGATGGCACTAACTGCAATGTCATTAAAGCTTAATGCAAAGCTAAAGAATTACATCTCAGAAAACAACCCGTGATGAAAAGCTAACACTGAGGTTTTACAAATCGCAATACACTGTAGATCTGTTCTTAATAAACGATTTGAGATTGTATCAAAAACtctgtaaaaacattagattttatttagcttttttgTAGTTTTCTAATGATTTTGTAAATTAAACCAGTTTTTTTCCTCCTTATCCCTCAAGTATTTGCTCAAGGTTTTTTCTAATAACCatcactatacagtatataaaaataatcgTCCCTCATCTAAACACACAGCTCGTTTTTCtctatttcttgtttttaccatCTGATTTACACACTCTCGGGCTATAAATACAGTTATATCCACAGGCAGAGAATATTATGTACAGAAGACACTTGCTGCAACACCACCAAGGCAGAATATGGCGTTCAACTGCAAACATAAACTTATGACGTTTAATAAATGATGCCATTGTGTAGAAGATGGGTTGCCGTTATCAAAATCTTCAgtctttattttgatttatttcgAGTGGATCCAAGGCATATACTCAATCATcactgaaatatatatatatataaaaataacaaaaataaaagaaacaaactacAAATCGTCTCAAAGCTCTTCCTAATTAAATCAAGTCTTTGACCGTCTCAAGGGCTATCAGTAGCTTGAGTTAAACTGGTACAGTATATACGTGGTTCTGACTTGAGCAATTAAGGATGCAAAGATCCAATTAAATCCCAAGATTTCTCCATGGCCCACGAGAAATACGATTAAACGTGATCAATATCAGAATCTGGACTGTCGGGTCAAAAGCAAAATCTGCATAGACAGCACACTCGAGACTACCACCTCCATTCACATGACTGACGAGAGGATATAAAAGAGATGTATCTTATACATTGATCTCAAGTCAGAACTCACTGCGATATGTTCTCTGTGATTTGATTTTTATTCGTACTTCCCCAAGATCGAAcggtggaaaaaagaaaaagtaaaaaatatatatataataaaaattaatgTAGATCTAGCGTAACAACTTTCAAATATACATTGGATTAAACAAATATCTCGTTTTGGCTACCTCTTCTTGTAGTGATTTTAACTAGACATGTgaagaacaataaaaacagtttaattCTGTGTTAAAAGGCAAAACCATAATGAATCGACATCCCACGAAACTGTCTGCATGGCTGTCCAAGCCCATCCTTTTATTTCCCCTCTGTGATTGAATTTTTCTATGAAATCTTTTGCACCTGCAGTCAGTTTTGTTGTCCGATTATATTATTCAAGATTAACGAATTTAGAAGATAGAAAGAGTGCTGTTAGGCAAGGAGTTTGATTCCGtgtcagaaaacaaaaacaaaacaaaaaacaaaaacaaacaaacagaaaaaaattagtCAAAAAGCCCATCTAGACACAAAAGCGCCAGGACTGGAGGGTACATCCTCAACAGTTTAGCAAAAACCAGAGTAGTCAAGAGGCTGAGGTCGTTGTCTTTAGTTGATTATCCACGTAACCCCCATAACTCCCACCACTCCTTTAACAAGAGTCCACTTTAACAAAAACATCCTGTCACATTCAAACCCACATTCCCCATTTGCAGCACACCCTTTCAAACAATCCAATAATGCAGACAACACAACGGTTCGGAACTACGAAAGTTCCCTGTCCTCCGGATCCGGAGGCTCCTGCAAACATTAGGGAGGCACGTAAGGGGGTGGGGATCTGTATGGGGTCATGTTCTTGGGGCGGGAACCTTTACCCTCCATCGGGACGGAGAAGGGTGGTGGAGGCTGGTAGGGTGGGGCATTGGGATCCTCATCGTGTAGAGGTGCGTACTCTCCCAAAAGGTCCTGGTTTAGGGGTGTTGTCTCTGGACTAGCCATGTTGGGATACTCCGGTGGGGGAAGAGGAGGTTTTTCCTCCTGTAGGATAAGGGGCATGCTGGAAGATGGAGGCGGCTTGGAGTCATCGAGCTCATCTGCGAAAATGATCGGTACTCCTTTCTTGATGAAAGTCGCTTGGTCTTCGATAGTCAACTTGCCCTTGCGTTTCTTACGATAGCAAATCATGGCGATGATTCCTGCTATTAGCAAAATGGCAGCAACCACCACAGCCGGTATGACCGTGTGAAGATACACGTCGTCCGTGCTCTGTCTTCCCGCGCCCACGGCGGGAGTAACGGGAGATTGGGTGGGATCTGGAATCTCGCCCATTGGGACGAACATGTAGTTACGGCAGCTTCCTATACCTCTGACGGTGATATTTGAGGCCTTGAAGTCTGGCTCCATGACATATCTGAAGTGTGGTGAAGGTCTACCCTCGTTGTCGGAAATCCTTCTGCTCAAAAGCTGTATTTGATCTTTCGGGCAGGGGTTTTGCTGAAGGCTGTTGTTGGTCCATTCCACTATGATGGAGCCCTTCAAGATGTTCTTCAAGGTAACGGTGCTGCTGTTACGATCGCCAAACGATTGGGCGAGTTTCTTGACAAGGTGGATCTTCTTGTGAATGTCATTCGTGACAGTACGCGCATCCCCGTCAAATACGGCTGTGAACAACACCGGCGGCTTAACGTTGTTTCCCCAGCGATTGACACGGACCTCAAAGGCATCGATTGCGTATAGACCTCCTTTGTCTGTTGCCTGCATAAAGTACTCGTGCTTTCCTTCATGCTCTTGATCGGGTAATCCATAGAGCAACTGGCTTGTGCTATTGAACTGTATCCAAGAATCATCCCCGACCAAATCGTTGCCAAATCGCAAGGTAAGCTTCAACCTATCTGTAGTTCCGTCCTCTTTGTCGAAAAACGTATCCGGCGGAACCTTCACCTCAAAGTACGTGCCCACGTAGGCGTTCACCTGATCGATTGGGTTCTGGAGCTGTGGTTTAATATTGCCATTGGGCAAGACAACTACGGTAGTTGTTCGTCTCGGGGCCTTGGTTGTTGTGGTCTTGGGTATAGGGGTCGTCTTTGGCTTCTTCCCTGGTCGTTTTGTTGGTTTCCTAGTGGTGGGTGTGGCTGGGGTCACGGAGGCTCCAACGTATACAGGCCGGGTCATGGTGGGCTGGATGGTGATTGTGCTGGTGGTTTCCATGACTCGTGTTGGCTGAGGGGGGCCTAAGGTTGGAGTGTAAGCGATTGGTTCTCGCTGTCGAAGGGTTGGTTTCACAGGGAGTGGGACCGGACCGCGAACAGGTGGGGCAGAACTGTCAGTGGTAGGAGCAATGGAAGGAGACGTTGGTGTGGGAACAATACGAATTGGGGGTTCAGGGTAAGTTGTTGGGGGGAGTAATGAGGGAATAGGGGTTGGGGTGTTGTTCAGCTGCCTTCGCACCCTTTTGGGCACATGGGGCTTCTTGTTAGCGATGTGCCACCCAACGACAGGATATTTCAACTGTGCGGACATGGTCCCTTCTTTTGCTGGAACCTGAACGCTACTGATATCAGGTATGCTGCTTTGATCCAGATTGCAGCCCAGTTTCCAGGACAAAAGGGCACCGTTTTCCACAACCTTTTTGGCATTTCCCGGTCCCGCCATGAAAGCAGACATGTCAAACAAACGGTTGTTAACCACAGGCAAAATCTTCATGTGCTGCAGCCCCATGCCGGAGAATTTCTTCATCTTGGCAAGTAGCTCCACCCTCTGCTTGGAGCTCATCTTATTGAGGTCAGCATCCAGAATGACAGTAAGCACTGTGACGGGCTCCTCATTACCGCAGATGAAAGGCTGTGCGTCGTTGCTGGCCGATTGGATTGCGAGCTGAAAAGGGTCCGTGTCGGCGTGCTCCTCTGGGTGCACCTCGATGGAAAACACATCTGGGATTGGGGAGACACTGCTCTCATtggaaacagaaacagaaatgtAGTGAACGCCCTTGTCTGTCTCTAGAGGAAGGCCTTGAAGTGTGCCACTCTCCACATCCCAATGCAACCATGCTGGGAGCACATCTTTGCTTGCTTCTGTGATCtgtaaaacagaacaaagaaaaaactgAGTGCAACTGAATGATTCGCATTTGAAATACAACAGGACAAATGTGCTTGCATGGATGCAATGGCAAGCCAAAACACTTTAACCTCTAAAAGTGACTAATAATTATTTAGATGAATCCAAGTTCTgtcatttttagttttcataTTCAGTCTTTTCCTCGCAAAAGCAAAAATTCTGCATCACGACAGGAGGGGAGAAGACTATAATGAATGAGCCCTCTTAGTGGCATAGAGCTCCCTGCAGTACGAGATACTCCACCAGCTGGAGAGCTGTTCAATGAGCGCTCAGtcaaaaataaccaataatgAATCAATGGCATGAGATTCATTACCCAAACAAGCCtctttacaaatacaaaaatatgtttttttgctTCTAGCTGtgtgaagggatagttcaccccaaaaaggAAATTTTACTAACCCTTTTACCCATTTACACACGTTTTTCTAAACCCGGATGACTTTGTTCTGTGAAACTCAAAAGGCCAGCCTTAGTCAACAGTCACTCGTATTGCATCTTTTTTTCACAATCGCATTGCACCACGaatgaatatacatttttgggtaaattCTCTCTTTGTTTGTTGTTAATTCCTGATTCTTACATTATGCTAAGCCAGCGCTAATGAGTCGGGTCAATAAAACTCTAACCAGTACACGGCAGTCACTAAGGGAATGGGGGGCATCAGCAGATGAGCTTTTATTTCAATTGATGGGcttcaaagatttttttaaaaatccacCAGCTCCTTTTGAATGTTCTCATCAACCAGTCAGAGCATGCATGCGCATTTGATCGTGAACCTGTTTGATAGGTTAGAGAGACGTTAATAATTCAGGTGGGAGTCTAATTATAGTCTGATCTGTAGTCCTGTTGATTGATTTAAAACACCAACGTTGCTGCACTTCGAATGATACGTGACTTGAACAGATCtgcttaaagggttagttcaaaTAAATAGTTTGCCATTTACTTGCTCATGTTGCTCCAAATGCATGAGATTTTTTTTCGAGGCAGAATATTTACGCTCCTGGAGTTTATATAAAGTAAAACGAAGGAAAAAATGAGCAAAAACAAGAAAGCACTATAAAAGTAGCCCTTACAACTTAAGCACTATATTCCAGGTATTTTAAAGCCATACAAACTCAATTCGTTAAATTCCTAAATCTTATGAATATGCATTAGCTAAGATGGTAGACATTTAAAATTAATGATAAAAACAGCATTAGCGACACAATGGAACAAATCACGTCACACTAGTCTAAAATGAGATTACAAAAgagagtagggctgtcacgattattaaataatcgtctcattgcGATTGTTTTacctcatcgcgattgtttcagatcatcgcaattattgcacatctctatagaagacactagggggagctgtagtgtatctgcatattgcatattttagtgtatatattgttactaaagcatggtaatacttgtaaaatgtaccaccacaacacaatcacttaaaaaaaaaactaaaacatatacaaattacctgcagtacaatttaatattatttaagcaaatctcagtgtgaaaaccagtctaccaaaatttcattaacacacaagtaaaatttaattgtagtcttgcaagtgagaaaaaaacagactagaagcttttctaaggcttcaattcacacctgatcaatttacttaatttacaagtatttggtggttgtattattgacaggtaaaagcctaaaccttaaatatatgatgacccaattttttccgatgtatttccaagaaaaaaacatagtcttgcattcagaacaatatggtcgtttcaatcgctgaatcaaaaatgtatgagaattaaatgtcaaagctcaaaaacagacaattaatcgtcataatcgcaatgatttattagacaattaatcgttaattaaatttaataatcatgacagccctaaaaGAGAGTATGATTTCTAGTGAATGATGActttaatatatttcatatcttCTTAAGCCAAGTattatcaaatatattttaatagtaGATTCACAATAGCATCCATCCTGACAGCAGTGGCCATAATGGCGCTCTTTACTagtatacattattaaagattGATTAAAGTGTTGTGTAGTGGTGCTTAGTGTGTcaactgaagctcagctttgaaaAGAATTTAAAGAGGCAaaatacagggctctagactaacatttgagagaggtggcaccagcccttaatttggtaGCACCAGAG from Triplophysa rosa linkage group LG25, Trosa_1v2, whole genome shotgun sequence includes these protein-coding regions:
- the dag1 gene encoding dystroglycan, which codes for MRNKLRKFRDAGRPMLGNRTDLVLLAVMVLLVADVRASWEVFGDVRQLEASMQSTMLADHREAEAGISQPSGLPDSSAVVGRVFQMQVPVKAKGSGSKVKITEASKDVLPAWLHWDVESGTLQGLPLETDKGVHYISVSVSNESSVSPIPDVFSIEVHPEEHADTDPFQLAIQSASNDAQPFICGNEEPVTVLTVILDADLNKMSSKQRVELLAKMKKFSGMGLQHMKILPVVNNRLFDMSAFMAGPGNAKKVVENGALLSWKLGCNLDQSSIPDISSVQVPAKEGTMSAQLKYPVVGWHIANKKPHVPKRVRRQLNNTPTPIPSLLPPTTYPEPPIRIVPTPTSPSIAPTTDSSAPPVRGPVPLPVKPTLRQREPIAYTPTLGPPQPTRVMETTSTITIQPTMTRPVYVGASVTPATPTTRKPTKRPGKKPKTTPIPKTTTTKAPRRTTTVVVLPNGNIKPQLQNPIDQVNAYVGTYFEVKVPPDTFFDKEDGTTDRLKLTLRFGNDLVGDDSWIQFNSTSQLLYGLPDQEHEGKHEYFMQATDKGGLYAIDAFEVRVNRWGNNVKPPVLFTAVFDGDARTVTNDIHKKIHLVKKLAQSFGDRNSSTVTLKNILKGSIIVEWTNNSLQQNPCPKDQIQLLSRRISDNEGRPSPHFRYVMEPDFKASNITVRGIGSCRNYMFVPMGEIPDPTQSPVTPAVGAGRQSTDDVYLHTVIPAVVVAAILLIAGIIAMICYRKKRKGKLTIEDQATFIKKGVPIIFADELDDSKPPPSSSMPLILQEEKPPLPPPEYPNMASPETTPLNQDLLGEYAPLHDEDPNAPPYQPPPPFSVPMEGKGSRPKNMTPYRSPPPYVPP